The DNA segment CACTCCGACGTCGCCGCGGGAGCGCTCATCGGGTCGGCCGAGCTGGTGCGGGGGGCGAAACGGATGCTCGATCACTTGGGCGGGTCGCTGGACCCGCACGCCTGCTTCCTGCTCGAGCGGGGGATGAAGACGCTGGCGCTCCGCGTGCGGCGGCAGAACGAGAGCGCGCAGAAGCTCGCGGAGACGCTGGCCGCGCACCGCGCGGTCGCGCGCGTGCACTACCCGGGGCTTCGGGAACACCCGGGCCACGAGCGCGCGGCGAGGCTCTTCGACGGCATGGGCGGGATGCTGAGCTTCGAACTCCGCGGAGGCGTGCCCGTCGCGGAGCGATTCTCGGCCGCGCTCTCGATCCCCGCGCTCGCTCCGAGCCTCGGCGGAGTCGAGACGCTCGTTACGAGGCCCGCGCTCACGTCGCACTCGGCCCTTGCTCCGGAGGAACGGGGCGCGCTCGGGATCGCGGACTCGCTCATCCGCGTCTCCGTCGGGATCGAAGCCGCTGAGGATCTCATCGCGGACTTCGCGCAGGCGCTCGACCGCGCGGCGTGATCGGAGACGAGCAACGCCGCTGCCTTGGCAGCGGCGTTGTCGCAGTGAGGGGACACTGGCGCTCTCTGGCACTTCCGGACCTGCGGTGCGATGACCTGCGGTGG comes from the Candidatus Effluviviaceae Genus I sp. genome and includes:
- a CDS encoding PLP-dependent transferase, whose protein sequence is HSDVAAGALIGSAELVRGAKRMLDHLGGSLDPHACFLLERGMKTLALRVRRQNESAQKLAETLAAHRAVARVHYPGLREHPGHERAARLFDGMGGMLSFELRGGVPVAERFSAALSIPALAPSLGGVETLVTRPALTSHSALAPEERGALGIADSLIRVSVGIEAAEDLIADFAQALDRAA